One window of the Amycolatopsis mediterranei genome contains the following:
- a CDS encoding MFS transporter — translation MSEPSRAAGEASPRANLVVAVLALAGITVSLMQTLVIPLIPALPGLLHASAADATWAITATLLAGAVATPTMGRLGDMYGKRRMLLISLGALVAGSAIGALSDSLVPMVAGRTLQGLAAGVIPLGISIMRDELPAERLGSATALMSASLGVGGALGLPAAALLAENADWHALFWTAAGLGVVVTALVVALVPESPVRTGGRFDVPGAAGLSIALVCLLLAISKGADWGWGSAATLGLVAVAVVVLLLWGRWELRTAQPLVDLRTTARRQVLLTNIASAVFGFAMFAMSLVLPQLLQLPAATGYGLGKSMLAVGLVMAPSGLVMMALAPVSARISATRGPKTTLMLGAVVVAAGYALGIVLMSATWHLVLISSVIGAGIGLAYGAMPALVMGAVPVSETAAANSLNTLMRSIGTSVSSATAGLILARLTISFGPATLPSQNGFRLVLSMGSAAALIALAVAAFLPGRSPAPAAPAPAAAAGR, via the coding sequence GTGTCCGAGCCATCCAGAGCCGCCGGGGAGGCCTCGCCGCGCGCGAACCTCGTCGTCGCGGTCCTCGCCCTCGCGGGCATCACCGTCTCGCTGATGCAGACGCTGGTCATCCCGCTGATCCCGGCGCTGCCCGGGCTGCTGCACGCCTCCGCGGCCGACGCCACCTGGGCCATCACCGCCACCCTGCTCGCGGGCGCCGTGGCGACGCCGACGATGGGCCGGCTCGGCGACATGTACGGGAAACGGCGGATGCTGCTGATCAGCCTCGGCGCCCTGGTCGCCGGCTCGGCGATCGGTGCGCTGTCCGACAGCCTCGTGCCGATGGTCGCCGGACGGACCCTGCAGGGCCTCGCCGCCGGCGTCATCCCGCTCGGGATCAGCATCATGCGCGACGAGCTGCCCGCCGAACGGCTCGGCTCCGCCACGGCGCTGATGAGCGCGTCACTCGGCGTCGGCGGCGCGCTGGGCCTGCCGGCGGCGGCACTGCTGGCCGAAAACGCCGACTGGCATGCGCTCTTCTGGACCGCGGCCGGCCTCGGCGTGGTCGTCACGGCGCTGGTCGTCGCGCTCGTGCCGGAGTCGCCGGTCCGGACCGGCGGCCGGTTCGACGTGCCCGGCGCGGCCGGGTTGTCGATCGCGCTGGTGTGCCTGCTGCTGGCCATCTCGAAGGGCGCCGACTGGGGCTGGGGCAGCGCGGCGACGCTGGGCCTGGTCGCGGTCGCCGTCGTCGTCCTGCTGCTGTGGGGCCGCTGGGAACTGCGGACGGCGCAGCCGCTGGTGGACCTGCGCACGACCGCGCGGCGCCAGGTTCTGCTGACCAACATCGCCTCCGCGGTGTTCGGCTTCGCGATGTTCGCGATGTCCCTGGTGCTGCCGCAGCTGCTGCAGCTGCCGGCGGCCACCGGGTACGGCCTCGGGAAGTCGATGCTGGCGGTGGGCCTGGTGATGGCGCCGTCCGGGCTGGTGATGATGGCGCTGGCCCCGGTGTCCGCGCGCATTTCGGCCACGCGCGGCCCGAAGACGACGCTGATGCTCGGCGCGGTGGTCGTCGCCGCGGGGTACGCGCTCGGGATCGTCCTGATGAGCGCGACCTGGCACCTGGTGCTGATCTCGAGCGTCATCGGCGCGGGCATCGGGCTCGCCTACGGCGCGATGCCGGCGCTGGTCATGGGTGCCGTGCCGGTGTCGGAAACCGCGGCCGCCAACAGCCTCAACACGCTGATGCGCTCGATCGGCACGTCGGTTTCCAGCGCCACCGCCGGGCTGATCCTGGCCCGGCTGACGATTTCGTTCGGACCGGCGACCCTGCCGTCGCAGAACGGGTTCCGGCTGGTGCTGAGCATGGGATCGGCGGCGGCACTGATCGCGCTGGCCGTGGCCGCGTTCTTGCCGGGGCGTTCACCGGCGCCCGCGGCTCCGGCGCCGGCTGCCGCGGCCGGCCGTTGA
- the lexA gene encoding transcriptional repressor LexA, which translates to MTTYDDTFEHLDPSALPERQQRILVAIRDWVVRYGYSPSTRELGEAVGLQSPSSVSKHLASLEDKGFLRRGATVSRPIDVRAFLNGPAAAEDGDSVPVPVVGDIAAGTPISAIEHTDDVLKLPRDLTGRGTVFGLRVRGDSMIDAAICDGDIVVVKQQSEAHSGQIVAAMIDEEATVKVYRRRDGHVYLEPRNPAYDVIDGDRAVILGAVVSVLRSV; encoded by the coding sequence GTGACCACCTACGACGACACGTTCGAGCACCTCGACCCCTCGGCCCTGCCGGAGCGGCAGCAGCGGATCCTGGTCGCGATCCGGGACTGGGTGGTCCGGTACGGCTACTCCCCCAGCACCCGCGAGCTCGGCGAGGCCGTCGGCCTGCAGTCGCCGTCTTCGGTGTCGAAGCACCTGGCCAGCCTCGAAGACAAGGGGTTCCTGCGCCGCGGCGCCACGGTGTCGCGCCCGATCGACGTGCGCGCGTTCCTGAACGGTCCGGCGGCCGCCGAGGACGGCGACTCGGTGCCGGTGCCCGTGGTCGGCGACATCGCGGCCGGCACCCCGATCTCGGCGATCGAGCACACCGACGACGTCCTCAAGCTGCCCCGCGACCTCACCGGCCGCGGCACGGTGTTCGGCCTGCGCGTCCGCGGCGACTCGATGATCGACGCCGCCATCTGCGACGGCGACATCGTGGTGGTCAAGCAGCAGTCCGAGGCCCACTCGGGCCAGATCGTGGCGGCGATGATCGACGAAGAGGCGACGGTCAAGGTCTACCGCCGCCGCGACGGCCACGTGTACCTCGAGCCCCGCAACCCGGCCTACGACGTCATCGACGGCGACCGCGCGGTGATCCTGGGCGCGGTCGTGTCGGTGCTGCGCAGCGTCTGA
- a CDS encoding DUF4287 domain-containing protein gives MSFQAYLDNAEKQTGITPRAFLDLAAAKNLTKPGEIIAWLKEEHTLGHGHATAIARLITKGPEFIAEHHTGGAALHLDGLAARP, from the coding sequence ATGTCTTTTCAGGCTTACCTCGACAACGCGGAGAAGCAGACGGGCATCACCCCGCGCGCCTTCCTCGACCTGGCGGCGGCCAAGAACCTCACCAAGCCGGGCGAGATCATCGCCTGGTTGAAGGAGGAGCACACCCTCGGCCACGGCCACGCAACGGCGATCGCCAGGCTGATCACCAAGGGCCCGGAGTTCATCGCGGAGCACCACACCGGAGGAGCAGCCCTCCACCTGGACGGCTTGGCCGCCCGCCCCTGA
- a CDS encoding serine hydrolase, whose protein sequence is MTRRPGTDDLYAIEFPEHPAVSPDGRRIAYVLRTADRDRDEDTRSLWVVPADGGEARRLTRGPADLEPAWSPDGTRLAFLRAQDGPAQLWLLPTGGGEPEQVTTLPLGAGTPVWRPDGAEIAFAAPVDLAADEGDDDAARTRRASAPVVADRLDFKADGAGLLRTLRKHVHVLDVATGEVRQVTSGDWHAGDPAWSPDGARLAFPAGPEADTDLTFRSGAYVVEPGDRASEPRLIGSGAGMCGAVTWTTDGAALLAVGRRDTAPGHLGLLRIPLDGGETTDLAAPLDRNVMPGGAGYPGALPQLSGATVLFCARDRGYTQLYAVDAEGGEPRLVAGGAGTAVTGMAVAGETAAIVLATPTSYGQIATVPVGGGAVDVRTAHGSGELEPVVSEEREFTISDGTVVAGWLLRDPARTGPRPLLLDIHGGPHNAWNGTADAVHLYHQELVARGWAVLLLNPRGSDGYGEAFYTAAVGAWGVADARDFLEPLDDLVAEGVADARRLAVAGYSYGGYMTCYLTSRDDRFAAAVAGGIVSDVVSMAGTSDSGHYLGVAELGAIPSENRAHYTALSPLSQVEKVRTPTLVVHGAADDRCPAGQAEQWFTALREQGVPTRLVLYPGASHLFILGGKPSHRLDFNRRIVDWVSQYAGEPGRPARVPLDAAHWRRRLAALARKHRVPGASLGILRGDDQVLASHGVLNTATGVEVTDDSVFQIGSITKVWTATVAMQLVDEGLLKLDAPIADVLPELRLADPDVTKQVTLRHLLTHTSGIDGDVFTDTGRGDDCIEKFVGLLDEVAQNHPLGATLSYCNSGFVLVGRVIEKLTGLTWDAALRERLFTPLGLTRTGTLPEEALLHRAAMGHVAAGDGEQRPAPAWGLPRSAGPAGLITAPAADVLAFARMHLAGGLDVLSEASAAAMTEWQADMPDKHTLGDSWGLGWIRFDWDGHRVIGHDGNTIGQSAFLRLLPEHGLAVTLLTNGGNTRDLYEELYREIFAELAGVAMPRPIGPAATPPSVDAAEFLGVYERASMRIDVFEGDSGLRLRQTITGPIAALVPEPTTEHDLIPVGGPRFVFREPGARSWISATFYTLPTGERYLHCGVRATPKVDAG, encoded by the coding sequence ATGACCCGACGTCCGGGCACCGACGACCTGTACGCCATCGAGTTCCCCGAGCACCCGGCGGTTTCGCCCGACGGCCGCCGGATCGCGTACGTGCTGCGCACCGCCGACCGCGACCGGGACGAGGACACCCGCTCGCTCTGGGTGGTCCCCGCCGACGGCGGCGAGGCGCGCCGGCTGACCCGCGGTCCGGCCGACCTCGAGCCGGCGTGGTCGCCCGACGGCACGCGGCTCGCGTTCCTGCGCGCCCAGGACGGCCCGGCGCAGCTGTGGCTGCTGCCCACCGGCGGCGGCGAGCCCGAGCAGGTCACCACGCTCCCGCTCGGCGCGGGGACCCCGGTCTGGCGGCCGGACGGCGCCGAGATCGCCTTCGCCGCCCCCGTCGACCTCGCCGCGGACGAGGGCGACGACGACGCGGCCCGGACCCGCCGCGCGAGCGCCCCGGTGGTCGCCGACCGGCTCGACTTCAAGGCCGACGGCGCCGGCCTGCTGCGGACGCTGCGCAAGCACGTCCACGTCCTCGACGTCGCCACCGGCGAGGTCCGCCAGGTGACGTCGGGGGACTGGCACGCGGGCGACCCCGCGTGGTCACCGGACGGCGCGCGGCTGGCCTTCCCGGCGGGACCGGAGGCGGACACCGACCTGACCTTCCGCTCCGGCGCGTACGTCGTCGAGCCCGGCGACCGCGCGAGCGAGCCGCGGCTGATCGGCTCGGGTGCGGGCATGTGCGGCGCGGTCACCTGGACCACCGACGGCGCCGCCCTGCTCGCCGTCGGCCGCCGCGACACCGCGCCCGGGCACCTGGGGCTGCTGAGGATCCCGCTGGACGGCGGGGAAACCACCGATCTGGCCGCCCCGCTCGACCGGAACGTCATGCCCGGCGGCGCGGGCTACCCCGGCGCGCTCCCGCAGCTTTCCGGCGCCACCGTGCTGTTCTGCGCCCGCGACCGCGGGTACACGCAGCTGTACGCGGTCGACGCCGAAGGTGGTGAGCCGCGGCTGGTCGCCGGCGGAGCCGGGACCGCCGTGACGGGGATGGCCGTCGCCGGGGAGACGGCGGCGATCGTGCTGGCCACCCCGACGTCCTACGGCCAGATCGCGACGGTCCCGGTCGGCGGGGGAGCGGTGGACGTCCGCACCGCGCACGGGTCCGGCGAGCTCGAGCCGGTCGTCTCGGAGGAGCGTGAGTTCACCATCTCCGACGGCACGGTCGTGGCCGGCTGGCTGCTGCGCGACCCCGCCCGCACCGGCCCGCGGCCGCTGCTGCTGGACATCCACGGCGGCCCGCACAACGCGTGGAACGGCACCGCCGACGCCGTGCACCTCTACCACCAGGAACTCGTCGCGCGCGGCTGGGCGGTGCTGCTGCTCAACCCGCGGGGCAGCGACGGCTACGGCGAAGCGTTCTACACCGCCGCGGTCGGCGCCTGGGGCGTGGCCGACGCCCGCGACTTCCTCGAGCCGCTGGACGACCTGGTCGCCGAGGGCGTGGCCGACGCGCGCCGGCTCGCCGTGGCCGGCTACAGCTACGGCGGCTACATGACCTGCTACCTGACCAGCCGCGACGACCGCTTCGCCGCGGCCGTCGCGGGCGGGATCGTCAGCGACGTGGTCAGCATGGCCGGCACCTCCGACAGCGGCCACTACCTCGGCGTCGCCGAACTCGGCGCGATCCCCTCGGAGAACCGGGCGCACTACACCGCGCTTTCGCCCTTGTCCCAGGTGGAAAAGGTGCGCACGCCGACCCTGGTGGTGCACGGCGCCGCCGACGACCGGTGCCCGGCCGGGCAGGCAGAGCAGTGGTTCACCGCGCTGCGCGAGCAGGGCGTGCCCACCCGCCTGGTGCTCTACCCCGGCGCGTCCCACCTGTTCATCCTCGGCGGAAAACCGTCGCACCGCCTGGACTTCAACCGCCGGATCGTCGACTGGGTCTCCCAGTACGCGGGCGAGCCGGGCCGGCCGGCGCGGGTGCCGCTCGACGCCGCGCACTGGCGGCGGCGCCTGGCCGCGCTCGCCCGCAAGCACCGCGTTCCCGGTGCGTCGCTGGGCATCCTGCGCGGCGACGACCAGGTGCTCGCGAGCCACGGCGTGCTGAACACCGCCACCGGTGTCGAGGTCACCGACGATTCGGTGTTCCAGATCGGCTCGATCACCAAGGTGTGGACGGCCACGGTGGCGATGCAGCTGGTCGACGAGGGCCTGCTGAAGCTCGACGCGCCGATCGCCGACGTGCTGCCCGAGCTGCGGCTGGCCGACCCCGACGTCACCAAGCAGGTGACCCTGCGGCACCTGCTCACCCACACGAGTGGCATCGACGGCGACGTCTTCACCGACACCGGCCGCGGCGACGACTGCATCGAGAAGTTCGTCGGCCTCCTCGACGAGGTCGCGCAGAACCACCCGCTCGGGGCGACGCTGTCCTACTGCAACTCCGGGTTCGTGCTGGTGGGCCGGGTGATCGAGAAGCTCACCGGCCTGACCTGGGACGCGGCGCTGCGCGAGCGGCTGTTCACCCCGCTCGGCCTCACCCGCACGGGCACGCTGCCGGAGGAGGCCCTGCTGCACCGCGCGGCGATGGGCCACGTCGCGGCCGGTGACGGCGAGCAGCGGCCGGCCCCGGCGTGGGGCCTGCCGCGCTCGGCGGGCCCGGCCGGCCTGATCACCGCGCCGGCGGCGGACGTCCTGGCGTTCGCCCGGATGCACCTGGCCGGCGGCCTCGACGTGCTGTCGGAGGCGTCGGCGGCGGCGATGACCGAGTGGCAGGCGGACATGCCCGACAAGCACACGCTCGGCGACTCGTGGGGCCTCGGCTGGATCCGCTTCGACTGGGACGGCCACCGCGTCATCGGCCACGACGGCAACACGATCGGGCAGTCGGCGTTCCTCCGGCTCCTGCCGGAGCACGGGCTGGCCGTCACGCTGCTCACCAACGGCGGCAACACGCGTGACCTGTACGAAGAGCTCTACCGCGAGATCTTCGCCGAGCTGGCCGGGGTGGCGATGCCCCGCCCGATCGGGCCGGCCGCCACCCCGCCGTCCGTGGACGCCGCGGAGTTCCTCGGGGTCTACGAGCGCGCGTCGATGCGGATCGACGTCTTCGAGGGCGATTCAGGGCTGCGGCTGCGGCAGACGATCACCGGCCCGATCGCCGCGCTGGTCCCGGAACCGACGACGGAGCACGACCTGATCCCGGTCGGCGGCCCCCGGTTCGTCTTCCGCGAGCCGGGCGCCCGGTCCTGGATCTCGGCGACGTTCTACACGCTGCCGACGGGGGAGCGGTACCTGCACTGCGGTGTCCGCGCGACCCCGAAGGTCGACGCCGGGTAG
- a CDS encoding cytochrome P450: protein MTTTAEIPEFPMPRAAGCPFDPPPAARALQEQAPLARVRLWDGSTPWLVTRYADQRALLADPRVSADVTRPGYPSPAPLPKGGTGIGFILMDNPEHARLRKMVTAPFTIRRVAAMRPAVQKIVDDLIDELLAGPKPVDLVEAFALPVPSLVICELLGVPYADHGFFQDNSKVIIRRDARPEERAAGHQALIGYLDRLVGEKLEHPADDVLSGLATRVAAGELTRVEAAQMGVLLLIAGHETTANMIALGTLALLEHPDQLALLRESDDPALVASAVEELLRYLNITHNGRRRVALEDIEIAGETVRAGEGLIMANDIANRDPEIFPGGDRLDLTRDAHRHVAFGFGVHQCLGQPLARLELQVVYSTLYRRIPTLAPATEIGKIPFKHDGSVYGVYELPVTW, encoded by the coding sequence ATGACGACTACCGCCGAGATCCCCGAGTTCCCGATGCCCCGGGCCGCGGGCTGCCCGTTCGACCCGCCGCCCGCCGCTCGTGCGCTGCAGGAACAGGCCCCGCTCGCGCGGGTCCGGCTGTGGGACGGCAGCACGCCGTGGCTGGTGACCCGCTACGCCGACCAGCGGGCGCTGCTGGCCGATCCCCGGGTCAGCGCCGACGTCACGCGGCCCGGGTACCCGAGCCCGGCGCCGCTGCCGAAGGGCGGCACCGGCATCGGCTTCATCTTGATGGACAACCCCGAGCACGCGCGGCTGCGCAAGATGGTGACGGCGCCGTTCACGATCCGCCGCGTCGCCGCGATGCGCCCGGCCGTCCAGAAGATCGTCGACGACCTGATCGACGAGTTGCTGGCCGGCCCGAAGCCGGTGGATCTCGTCGAGGCGTTCGCGCTGCCGGTGCCGTCACTGGTGATCTGCGAGCTGCTCGGCGTCCCGTACGCCGACCACGGCTTCTTCCAGGACAACAGCAAGGTCATCATCCGCCGCGACGCCCGGCCCGAGGAGCGGGCCGCCGGGCACCAGGCGCTGATCGGCTACCTCGACCGGCTGGTGGGCGAGAAGCTCGAGCACCCCGCCGACGACGTGCTTTCCGGGCTCGCCACCCGCGTCGCGGCGGGGGAGCTGACCCGGGTCGAAGCGGCGCAGATGGGCGTCCTGCTGCTCATCGCCGGCCACGAGACGACGGCGAACATGATCGCGCTGGGCACCCTCGCCCTGCTGGAGCACCCGGACCAGCTGGCACTGCTGCGCGAAAGCGACGACCCGGCGCTGGTCGCGTCGGCGGTCGAAGAACTGCTGCGCTACCTGAACATCACGCACAACGGGCGCCGCCGCGTCGCGCTGGAGGACATCGAGATCGCCGGGGAGACCGTCCGCGCGGGCGAGGGCCTGATCATGGCCAACGACATCGCCAACCGCGATCCGGAAATCTTCCCCGGCGGCGACCGGCTGGACCTGACCCGCGACGCGCACCGCCACGTGGCCTTCGGCTTCGGCGTCCACCAGTGCCTCGGCCAGCCGCTGGCCCGGCTGGAGCTGCAGGTGGTCTACAGCACGCTGTATCGGCGGATCCCGACGCTGGCGCCGGCCACCGAGATCGGGAAGATCCCGTTCAAGCACGACGGATCGGTGTACGGCGTGTACGAGCTGCCGGTCACCTGGTGA
- a CDS encoding class I SAM-dependent methyltransferase: MAESFGTDTERYDRARPEYPRELVDRIVDASPGLDVLDVGCGTGIEARQFREAGCRVLGIDPDARMAAFARRGGLDVEVAKFEDWAPAERTFDAVIAGQSWHWVSPAEGPPKAARVLRPGGLLAVFAHVFQPPDKVAAAFATACRRVLPDAPFAAESRPAAEIYDVMFTGFADAIARADGLGEPDRWRFEWERRYTREEWLDFLPTTGGLTRLLPDALAEVLSEVDTAIDELGGSFVLPYTTLAVVAHRLDK; this comes from the coding sequence ATGGCGGAATCCTTCGGCACGGACACCGAACGCTACGACCGAGCGCGGCCGGAGTACCCGCGCGAGCTGGTGGACCGGATCGTCGACGCGAGTCCAGGGCTCGACGTCCTGGACGTCGGCTGCGGAACCGGAATCGAGGCCCGCCAGTTCCGGGAGGCGGGCTGCCGGGTACTCGGCATCGACCCGGACGCACGAATGGCCGCCTTCGCGCGCCGAGGCGGGCTCGACGTCGAGGTGGCGAAGTTCGAGGATTGGGCACCGGCCGAGCGGACCTTCGACGCGGTGATCGCCGGCCAGTCTTGGCATTGGGTGAGCCCGGCAGAGGGGCCGCCCAAGGCGGCGCGGGTCCTCCGGCCCGGCGGCCTGCTGGCGGTGTTCGCCCACGTGTTCCAGCCGCCGGACAAGGTGGCGGCGGCCTTCGCGACGGCGTGCCGCCGCGTACTGCCGGACGCCCCGTTCGCGGCCGAGTCCCGGCCGGCGGCGGAGATCTACGACGTGATGTTCACCGGCTTCGCCGACGCGATCGCGCGGGCGGACGGCCTGGGCGAACCGGACCGCTGGCGCTTCGAGTGGGAGCGGAGGTACACGCGCGAAGAGTGGCTCGACTTCTTGCCGACGACGGGCGGCTTGACGAGGCTGCTGCCGGACGCGCTGGCGGAGGTGCTGTCCGAGGTGGACACGGCCATCGACGAGCTCGGCGGCAGCTTCGTGCTGCCGTACACAACCTTGGCGGTGGTCGCACACCGCCTTGACAAATAA
- a CDS encoding SDR family oxidoreductase: MTKNALVTGASRGIGRAVALRLAADGAVVAVHHGGNEVAAKETVALIENAGGRAFPVAARFGEPGAVDRLAETVASAFGDGLDILVNNAGISSHSSIGELSEEELDRLLAVNVKTPMLVIQRLLPLLNDGGRIVTVGSMATRIAVPSQIGYTVSKAAVEALAPTLANELGHRGITVNTVAPGPIRTDMTEPMLAIPEAAAGLVAMTALGRIGEPEDVAEVVGFLAGPGGRWVTGLTVDVSGGTFLGPIAGGPSAGDVH; encoded by the coding sequence ATGACGAAGAACGCTTTGGTGACGGGGGCTTCGCGGGGCATCGGCCGTGCGGTAGCGCTGCGGCTGGCCGCGGACGGAGCGGTGGTCGCGGTGCACCACGGCGGCAACGAAGTCGCGGCCAAGGAAACGGTCGCCCTGATCGAGAACGCGGGCGGCCGCGCGTTCCCGGTAGCGGCGCGGTTCGGTGAACCCGGGGCGGTCGACCGGCTGGCCGAGACGGTCGCGTCGGCGTTCGGCGACGGTTTGGACATCCTCGTCAACAACGCGGGAATCAGCTCGCACAGCTCGATCGGCGAGCTGAGCGAGGAGGAGCTGGACCGGCTGCTGGCGGTGAACGTGAAGACGCCGATGCTGGTGATCCAGCGGCTGCTCCCGCTCCTCAACGACGGCGGCCGGATCGTGACGGTGGGTTCGATGGCGACCCGGATCGCGGTGCCGTCGCAGATCGGCTACACGGTGAGCAAGGCGGCGGTGGAGGCGTTGGCGCCGACGCTGGCGAACGAGCTCGGTCATCGGGGGATCACGGTCAACACGGTGGCGCCGGGGCCGATCCGGACGGATATGACGGAGCCGATGCTGGCGATCCCCGAGGCGGCGGCGGGGCTTGTGGCGATGACTGCTCTCGGGCGGATCGGTGAGCCGGAGGATGTTGCCGAGGTGGTGGGGTTTTTGGCTGGGCCGGGTGGGCGGTGGGTCACGGGGCTCACGGTGGATGTGTCCGGGGGGACTTTTCTCGGGCCGATCGCGGGTGGGCCCTCTGCCGGTGACGTGCACTGA
- a CDS encoding DHA2 family efflux MFS transporter permease subunit — MTETVSTPPADVNRPPARSGLLIGVLVLSAFVMILNETILSVALRDLTVDLHVPTTTVQWLTSGFLLTMAVVIPTTGFLLERFSPRQVFLFSLSAFSLGTLLSALAPGFGLLMAGRVVQACGTAVMLPLLMTTVMRLVPPERRGATMGTITIVIAVAPAIGPTIGGAVLSSLGWRWMFWIVLPLAVAALVAGALLLRLDSERRQVPLDVPSVLLSAIGFGGVLYGLSSSGEQAGAEPAVPGWVPIVVGVASLGVFTWRQLRLQRRDRALLDLRPFTHRSFVVALVLTALLFVCLIGAAAILLPLYLQTVLHTTTFVSGLAVLPGGLVLGLLGRPVGALFDKVGGRPLVIPGAAAMAASLWLFAVLGPDSPLIAVIGIHVLMMAGLGLMMTPLFTESLGVLPEHLYSHGSAILSTLQQVAGALGTAMFVSVATLGSHDTAVAGPDASGLRAAFIVAGVVGLVAFAGSWLIRRGPSTASTVSTVSTSEH; from the coding sequence ATGACCGAAACCGTGTCCACCCCGCCCGCCGACGTGAACCGCCCCCCGGCGCGCTCGGGACTCCTCATCGGGGTTCTCGTGCTTTCCGCGTTCGTGATGATCCTCAACGAGACGATCCTGAGCGTCGCGCTGCGCGATCTGACCGTCGACCTGCACGTGCCGACGACCACCGTGCAGTGGCTGACCAGCGGGTTCCTGCTGACCATGGCGGTGGTCATCCCCACGACCGGGTTCCTGCTGGAACGGTTCTCGCCGCGGCAGGTGTTCCTGTTCTCGCTGTCGGCCTTCAGCCTGGGCACGCTGCTCAGCGCGCTCGCGCCCGGGTTCGGCCTGCTGATGGCCGGGCGCGTGGTGCAGGCGTGCGGCACGGCGGTGATGCTGCCGCTGCTGATGACGACGGTGATGCGGCTGGTGCCGCCGGAGCGGCGCGGCGCGACGATGGGCACGATCACGATCGTCATCGCGGTCGCGCCGGCGATCGGGCCGACGATCGGCGGTGCGGTGCTGTCGTCGCTGGGCTGGCGCTGGATGTTCTGGATCGTGCTGCCGCTGGCGGTCGCCGCGCTGGTGGCCGGTGCGCTGCTGCTGCGTCTCGACAGTGAACGCCGTCAGGTGCCGCTGGACGTACCGTCGGTGCTGCTGTCCGCGATCGGGTTCGGCGGAGTGCTGTACGGCTTGTCGTCGAGCGGGGAGCAGGCCGGGGCCGAGCCCGCCGTGCCGGGCTGGGTGCCGATCGTCGTCGGGGTCGCCTCGCTGGGGGTGTTCACCTGGCGGCAGCTGCGGCTGCAGCGCCGGGACCGCGCCCTGCTGGACCTGCGGCCGTTCACCCACCGCAGCTTCGTCGTCGCGCTGGTGCTGACCGCGTTGCTGTTCGTGTGCCTGATCGGCGCCGCGGCGATCCTGCTGCCGCTCTACCTGCAGACGGTGCTGCACACGACCACCTTCGTCAGCGGGCTGGCCGTGCTGCCCGGCGGGCTCGTGCTGGGGCTGCTGGGCCGCCCGGTCGGCGCGCTGTTCGACAAGGTCGGCGGGCGCCCGCTCGTCATCCCGGGCGCGGCGGCGATGGCCGCTTCGCTGTGGCTGTTCGCGGTGCTGGGGCCGGATTCGCCGCTGATCGCGGTGATCGGGATCCACGTGCTGATGATGGCCGGGCTCGGGCTGATGATGACGCCGCTGTTCACCGAGTCGCTCGGCGTGCTGCCCGAACACCTGTACTCGCACGGCAGCGCGATCCTCTCGACGCTGCAACAGGTGGCGGGCGCACTCGGCACGGCGATGTTCGTCAGCGTGGCGACGCTCGGCAGCCACGACACGGCGGTGGCCGGCCCGGACGCCTCGGGCCTGCGGGCGGCGTTCATCGTCGCCGGAGTCGTCGGGCTGGTCGCCTTCGCGGGCAGCTGGCTGATCCGGCGCGGGCCGTCCACCGCGTCCACTGTGTCCACTGTGTCCACTTCGGAGCACTAA
- a CDS encoding TetR/AcrR family transcriptional regulator, with product MPTGVHLRDVRKQLFDAAERVLLRDGPNALTSRAVTTEADVAKGVLHRYFADFDDFLAELVRDRLARLADQAALLRAAAGTRTVAENLIDALTELFDPVTVALTSLIFFRDELRTRLRNRTGLPILAEARDMLKSYLSAEREQGRIAADATVDSLSLSLIGAAHLLFAGRCRGTLPDTEELEKMVHTVMADVLQRRLL from the coding sequence ATGCCGACCGGGGTCCACCTGCGCGATGTGCGCAAGCAGCTGTTCGACGCGGCCGAGCGGGTCCTGCTCCGCGACGGCCCGAACGCGCTGACCAGCCGGGCGGTGACGACGGAGGCCGACGTCGCGAAGGGTGTCCTGCACCGCTACTTCGCCGACTTCGACGACTTCCTGGCCGAACTCGTGCGCGACCGCCTCGCCCGCCTGGCGGACCAGGCGGCACTCCTGCGAGCGGCGGCGGGCACCCGAACGGTCGCGGAAAACCTCATCGACGCCCTGACGGAACTGTTCGACCCGGTCACCGTCGCCCTGACGAGCCTGATCTTCTTCCGCGACGAGCTCCGCACCCGCCTCCGCAACCGAACCGGTCTCCCGATCCTGGCGGAGGCCCGCGACATGCTGAAGAGCTACCTGTCCGCCGAGCGCGAACAGGGCCGCATCGCCGCGGACGCCACGGTGGATTCCCTGTCCCTGTCCCTGATCGGCGCGGCCCACCTGCTTTTCGCGGGCCGCTGCCGGGGAACTCTCCCCGACACCGAAGAACTGGAGAAAATGGTGCACACCGTCATGGCCGACGTGCTCCAACGCCGCCTGCTGTGA